In Glycine max cultivar Williams 82 chromosome 4, Glycine_max_v4.0, whole genome shotgun sequence, the genomic stretch ATATAGTCATATCCCCGACTAGTAATTTGTCGTCGAGTAATGGACGTTCAATATGTTCACCACGCATCATATTCAAAAACTGATTTAATATATCTATTAAAGCATAAATTGCCATCACATATGTGTATGTGGCTTCATAAAATTCTTCATTTGTTTCCTCGTCATCTATATCTTCATCATTTGTATCTTCATTATATATATCTCCATCCATTTCTTCGTTCTTTATGTCATGGTCATGGTTATAAGTCAATATCAAAGTTAatacaaattcatatataaaataaatataactaaagttTAACCACAAcaatttcacaaaatatataaccTAAATACTTCAACCATAATAGTTCaaccaaaaaacaaaccaaatattTCAACCAAAATACAACCATAATAGTTCGaccaaaaaacaaaccaaataatTCAACCAAAATAGAGACCCAAAAGATATAGTTCAACAAACTCAcgatgtttaaaataatatgttaataatagatgatcaaaatattaattattccctAACTTAAAGTTTATCCAAGATGAGCGTTCTTCCGgtgacatcttcaagaaaaaatccttttttgcTTTAGTATTTAACAATTCAGCTGTCTTGAAACGCGTTATGTCATCCAAATTTggaatttcttttataacatcCCAAATAATACCCTCGAGCTCTCTATCTCTAtctctatctttttctcttttctccatcatgttggatattttttcaaaattcacagcaATAGTCCCAATGCCAACAGAAAGATTTTCCAGAACGTTGCCTTGATTGTTGATCCCAACAGCGCTTGAACTCCCTCCATACTCGGATCTCCTTCGCTTgtgacagttttgtttttctatggGAACCTCTGAATCTAAAGGGGGTGGGATGGTGGACTTGGTTGGTTTGGTGATGGAGGCTGATATGCTGGTTCATAGTTATTTGGTGTTATGAATGTATCACTATTAGGATCATATGAAAATTCTTCTATCCCAACAGTTCTATTTTCTGGCTCAAAAGTTGTTGCATCAGTATCATCTGGATCGACTGATATAGAATTATTCCCGCTAGAAACTCCACCCCCAACAACGATCTTCAAATACTCATAATCAACCATACTTTTTCCTCGAAGTTTGCTGTGACTTGGGtgggactaaaaaaaaaatcattgttaatatactacaaatattataatttactaaatttataactattaatatatttaaaagattatgaaCTTAGCTCACCTTTAAGTAATCTTTCCATACATCCTCATGAGCAGTGAAAGTTTTTCCAATTGGGTCCCATCCAAAGCCAGAGTTGTTGCGCATAAGGGTTGACATCATGTTATACTGGTTTCGAAACCACTTCATCCGACTCAAATAATGACTATAAGTTTTAGGGAATTTAGTTTTTGCATTGAGTTGAGGAAGTATTATTGTTCTACATTTTGTTTGCTAAGTGACCCATTGCATCACGCAATCCCCTATTCATAGCATCCACCAAGAGGTGCAACAACTCATTGGTATCCTCCATAGTCCAAATACATAATTATCTTTGTCTCTACTCTttcctttgttattttcttgtgaaTCCCCCATTTGAtcgctaatatatatataagaaactagttatttgacaaaaatagttattgtttcctAATTGTCAAAAGTATAGTGACTATATCCCGAATAATATACAATTCAatagaaaaaccaataaaaaactacctaataataaaataagggtCATGCTAACATGCGCACTTAGGGCACATGTTAAGGATACTTCCAATAGTAACTATGtcttaaaaacaacaatttttgacttttaaaaaagtaaattgcacaactttcaatacaaaatttctatacataatacactaacaagtgtcttaagggcacatgttagcattttccataaaaataatactcatatatcataaaatcatttaaaaaaaa encodes the following:
- the LOC102664418 gene encoding uncharacterized protein At2g29880, yielding MKWFRNQYNMMSTLMRNNSGFGWDPIGKTFTAHEDVWKDYLKSHPSHSKLRGKSMVDYEYLKIVVGGGVSSGNNSISVDPDDTDATTFEPENRTVGIEEFSYDPNSDTFITPNNYEPAYQPPSPNQPSPPSHPL